In Canis aureus isolate CA01 chromosome 12, VMU_Caureus_v.1.0, whole genome shotgun sequence, a genomic segment contains:
- the PSMD4 gene encoding 26S proteasome non-ATPase regulatory subunit 4 isoform X4, with protein MVLESTMVCVDNSEYMRNGDFLPTRLQAQQDAVNIVCHSKTRSNPENNVGLITLANDCEVLTTLTPDTGRILSKLHTVQPKGKITFCTGIRVAHLALKHRQGKNHKMRIIAFVGSPVEDNEKDLVKLAKRLKKEKVNVDIINFGEEEVNTEKLTAFVNTLNGKDGTGSHLVTVPPGPSLADALISSPILAGEGGAMLGLGASDFEFGVDPSADPELALALRVSMEEQRQRQEEEARRAAAASAAEAGIATAGAEDSDDALLKMTISQQEFGRSGLPDLSSMTEEEQIAYAMQMSLQGAEFGQAESADIDASSAMDTSEPAKEEDDYDVMQDPEFLQSVLENLPGVDPNNEAIRNAMGSLASQANKDGKKDKKEEDKK; from the exons TGTGGACAACAGTGAGTATATGCGGAATGGGGACTTCTTACCCACCCGGCTGCAGGCCCAACAAGATGCTGTCAACATAGTTTGTCACTCTAAGACCCGCAGCAACCCTGAAAACAACGTGGGCCTCATCACACTGGCCAA TGACTGTGAAGTGCTGACCACACTCACCCCTGACACCGGCCGCATTCTTTCCAAGCTCCACACTGTGCAACCCAAGGGCAAGATCACCTTCTGCACTGGTATCCGCGTGGCTCAT CTGGCTCTGAAGCACAGGCAGGGCAAGAATCACAAGATGCGCATTATTGCCTTCGTGGGAAGCCCCGTGGAGGACAACGAGAAGGAT CTGGTGAAACTGGCTAAACGTCTCAAGAAGGAGAAAGTAAATGTTGACATTATCAACTTTGGGGAAGAG GAGGTGAACACAGAAAAGCTGACAGCCTTTGTAAACACATTGAATGGCAAAGATGGAACCGGTTCTCATCTGGTGACAGTGCCCCCTGGGCCCAGCTTGGCTGATGCGCTCATCAGTTCTCCAATTCTGGCTGGTGAAGGTGGTGCCATGCTGGGTCTTGGTGCTAGTGACTTTGAATTCGGAGTGGATCCCAGTGCTGATCCCGAGCTGGCCCTG GCCCTCCGTGTTTCTATGGAAgagcagcggcagcggcaggaggaggaggcccgGCGGGCAGCTGCAGCCTCTGCTGCTGAGGCGGGGATTGCTACAGCTGGGGCCGAAG acTCCGATGATGCCCTGCTGAAGATGACCATCAGCCAGCAGGAGTTTGGCCGCAGCGGGCTCCCCGACCTAAGCAGTATGACTGAGGAGGAGCAGATTGCCTATGCCATGCAGATGTCCCTGCAGGGTGCAG AGTTCGGCCAGGCAGAATCAGCTGACATCGATGCCAGTTCAGCCATGGACACATCTGAGCCCGCCAAG GAGGAGGATGATTATGATGTGATGCAGGACCCCGAGTTCCTTCAGAGCGTCCTGGAGAACCTTCCAGGCGTGGATCCCAACAACGAAGCTATTCGAAATGCCATGGGCTCTCTGGCCTCGCAGGCCAACAAGGATGGCAAGAAGGACAAAAAGGAGGAAGATAAGAAATGa
- the PSMD4 gene encoding 26S proteasome non-ATPase regulatory subunit 4 isoform X3, producing MVLESTMVCVDNSEYMRNGDFLPTRLQAQQDAVNIVCHSKTRSNPENNVGLITLAKYMGQRRKGLGSDCEVLTTLTPDTGRILSKLHTVQPKGKITFCTGIRVAHLALKHRQGKNHKMRIIAFVGSPVEDNEKDLVKLAKRLKKEKVNVDIINFGEEEVNTEKLTAFVNTLNGKDGTGSHLVTVPPGPSLADALISSPILAGEGGAMLGLGASDFEFGVDPSADPELALALRVSMEEQRQRQEEEARRAAAASAAEAGIATAGAEDSDDALLKMTISQQEFGRSGLPDLSSMTEEEQIAYAMQMSLQGAEFGQAESADIDASSAMDTSEPAKEEDDYDVMQDPEFLQSVLENLPGVDPNNEAIRNAMGSLASQANKDGKKDKKEEDKK from the exons TGTGGACAACAGTGAGTATATGCGGAATGGGGACTTCTTACCCACCCGGCTGCAGGCCCAACAAGATGCTGTCAACATAGTTTGTCACTCTAAGACCCGCAGCAACCCTGAAAACAACGTGGGCCTCATCACACTGGCCAAGTAcatggggcagaggaggaaggggcttGGTAG TGACTGTGAAGTGCTGACCACACTCACCCCTGACACCGGCCGCATTCTTTCCAAGCTCCACACTGTGCAACCCAAGGGCAAGATCACCTTCTGCACTGGTATCCGCGTGGCTCAT CTGGCTCTGAAGCACAGGCAGGGCAAGAATCACAAGATGCGCATTATTGCCTTCGTGGGAAGCCCCGTGGAGGACAACGAGAAGGAT CTGGTGAAACTGGCTAAACGTCTCAAGAAGGAGAAAGTAAATGTTGACATTATCAACTTTGGGGAAGAG GAGGTGAACACAGAAAAGCTGACAGCCTTTGTAAACACATTGAATGGCAAAGATGGAACCGGTTCTCATCTGGTGACAGTGCCCCCTGGGCCCAGCTTGGCTGATGCGCTCATCAGTTCTCCAATTCTGGCTGGTGAAGGTGGTGCCATGCTGGGTCTTGGTGCTAGTGACTTTGAATTCGGAGTGGATCCCAGTGCTGATCCCGAGCTGGCCCTG GCCCTCCGTGTTTCTATGGAAgagcagcggcagcggcaggaggaggaggcccgGCGGGCAGCTGCAGCCTCTGCTGCTGAGGCGGGGATTGCTACAGCTGGGGCCGAAG acTCCGATGATGCCCTGCTGAAGATGACCATCAGCCAGCAGGAGTTTGGCCGCAGCGGGCTCCCCGACCTAAGCAGTATGACTGAGGAGGAGCAGATTGCCTATGCCATGCAGATGTCCCTGCAGGGTGCAG AGTTCGGCCAGGCAGAATCAGCTGACATCGATGCCAGTTCAGCCATGGACACATCTGAGCCCGCCAAG GAGGAGGATGATTATGATGTGATGCAGGACCCCGAGTTCCTTCAGAGCGTCCTGGAGAACCTTCCAGGCGTGGATCCCAACAACGAAGCTATTCGAAATGCCATGGGCTCTCTGGCCTCGCAGGCCAACAAGGATGGCAAGAAGGACAAAAAGGAGGAAGATAAGAAATGa
- the PSMD4 gene encoding 26S proteasome non-ATPase regulatory subunit 4 isoform X1 produces the protein MEGFVVGQSRRTGRKGRKVERWCWKALCVDNSEYMRNGDFLPTRLQAQQDAVNIVCHSKTRSNPENNVGLITLAKYMGQRRKGLGSDCEVLTTLTPDTGRILSKLHTVQPKGKITFCTGIRVAHLALKHRQGKNHKMRIIAFVGSPVEDNEKDLVKLAKRLKKEKVNVDIINFGEEEVNTEKLTAFVNTLNGKDGTGSHLVTVPPGPSLADALISSPILAGEGGAMLGLGASDFEFGVDPSADPELALALRVSMEEQRQRQEEEARRAAAASAAEAGIATAGAEDSDDALLKMTISQQEFGRSGLPDLSSMTEEEQIAYAMQMSLQGAEFGQAESADIDASSAMDTSEPAKEEDDYDVMQDPEFLQSVLENLPGVDPNNEAIRNAMGSLASQANKDGKKDKKEEDKK, from the exons TGTGGACAACAGTGAGTATATGCGGAATGGGGACTTCTTACCCACCCGGCTGCAGGCCCAACAAGATGCTGTCAACATAGTTTGTCACTCTAAGACCCGCAGCAACCCTGAAAACAACGTGGGCCTCATCACACTGGCCAAGTAcatggggcagaggaggaaggggcttGGTAG TGACTGTGAAGTGCTGACCACACTCACCCCTGACACCGGCCGCATTCTTTCCAAGCTCCACACTGTGCAACCCAAGGGCAAGATCACCTTCTGCACTGGTATCCGCGTGGCTCAT CTGGCTCTGAAGCACAGGCAGGGCAAGAATCACAAGATGCGCATTATTGCCTTCGTGGGAAGCCCCGTGGAGGACAACGAGAAGGAT CTGGTGAAACTGGCTAAACGTCTCAAGAAGGAGAAAGTAAATGTTGACATTATCAACTTTGGGGAAGAG GAGGTGAACACAGAAAAGCTGACAGCCTTTGTAAACACATTGAATGGCAAAGATGGAACCGGTTCTCATCTGGTGACAGTGCCCCCTGGGCCCAGCTTGGCTGATGCGCTCATCAGTTCTCCAATTCTGGCTGGTGAAGGTGGTGCCATGCTGGGTCTTGGTGCTAGTGACTTTGAATTCGGAGTGGATCCCAGTGCTGATCCCGAGCTGGCCCTG GCCCTCCGTGTTTCTATGGAAgagcagcggcagcggcaggaggaggaggcccgGCGGGCAGCTGCAGCCTCTGCTGCTGAGGCGGGGATTGCTACAGCTGGGGCCGAAG acTCCGATGATGCCCTGCTGAAGATGACCATCAGCCAGCAGGAGTTTGGCCGCAGCGGGCTCCCCGACCTAAGCAGTATGACTGAGGAGGAGCAGATTGCCTATGCCATGCAGATGTCCCTGCAGGGTGCAG AGTTCGGCCAGGCAGAATCAGCTGACATCGATGCCAGTTCAGCCATGGACACATCTGAGCCCGCCAAG GAGGAGGATGATTATGATGTGATGCAGGACCCCGAGTTCCTTCAGAGCGTCCTGGAGAACCTTCCAGGCGTGGATCCCAACAACGAAGCTATTCGAAATGCCATGGGCTCTCTGGCCTCGCAGGCCAACAAGGATGGCAAGAAGGACAAAAAGGAGGAAGATAAGAAATGa
- the PSMD4 gene encoding 26S proteasome non-ATPase regulatory subunit 4 isoform X2 has protein sequence MEGFVVGQSRRTGRKGRKVERWCWKALCVDNSEYMRNGDFLPTRLQAQQDAVNIVCHSKTRSNPENNVGLITLANDCEVLTTLTPDTGRILSKLHTVQPKGKITFCTGIRVAHLALKHRQGKNHKMRIIAFVGSPVEDNEKDLVKLAKRLKKEKVNVDIINFGEEEVNTEKLTAFVNTLNGKDGTGSHLVTVPPGPSLADALISSPILAGEGGAMLGLGASDFEFGVDPSADPELALALRVSMEEQRQRQEEEARRAAAASAAEAGIATAGAEDSDDALLKMTISQQEFGRSGLPDLSSMTEEEQIAYAMQMSLQGAEFGQAESADIDASSAMDTSEPAKEEDDYDVMQDPEFLQSVLENLPGVDPNNEAIRNAMGSLASQANKDGKKDKKEEDKK, from the exons TGTGGACAACAGTGAGTATATGCGGAATGGGGACTTCTTACCCACCCGGCTGCAGGCCCAACAAGATGCTGTCAACATAGTTTGTCACTCTAAGACCCGCAGCAACCCTGAAAACAACGTGGGCCTCATCACACTGGCCAA TGACTGTGAAGTGCTGACCACACTCACCCCTGACACCGGCCGCATTCTTTCCAAGCTCCACACTGTGCAACCCAAGGGCAAGATCACCTTCTGCACTGGTATCCGCGTGGCTCAT CTGGCTCTGAAGCACAGGCAGGGCAAGAATCACAAGATGCGCATTATTGCCTTCGTGGGAAGCCCCGTGGAGGACAACGAGAAGGAT CTGGTGAAACTGGCTAAACGTCTCAAGAAGGAGAAAGTAAATGTTGACATTATCAACTTTGGGGAAGAG GAGGTGAACACAGAAAAGCTGACAGCCTTTGTAAACACATTGAATGGCAAAGATGGAACCGGTTCTCATCTGGTGACAGTGCCCCCTGGGCCCAGCTTGGCTGATGCGCTCATCAGTTCTCCAATTCTGGCTGGTGAAGGTGGTGCCATGCTGGGTCTTGGTGCTAGTGACTTTGAATTCGGAGTGGATCCCAGTGCTGATCCCGAGCTGGCCCTG GCCCTCCGTGTTTCTATGGAAgagcagcggcagcggcaggaggaggaggcccgGCGGGCAGCTGCAGCCTCTGCTGCTGAGGCGGGGATTGCTACAGCTGGGGCCGAAG acTCCGATGATGCCCTGCTGAAGATGACCATCAGCCAGCAGGAGTTTGGCCGCAGCGGGCTCCCCGACCTAAGCAGTATGACTGAGGAGGAGCAGATTGCCTATGCCATGCAGATGTCCCTGCAGGGTGCAG AGTTCGGCCAGGCAGAATCAGCTGACATCGATGCCAGTTCAGCCATGGACACATCTGAGCCCGCCAAG GAGGAGGATGATTATGATGTGATGCAGGACCCCGAGTTCCTTCAGAGCGTCCTGGAGAACCTTCCAGGCGTGGATCCCAACAACGAAGCTATTCGAAATGCCATGGGCTCTCTGGCCTCGCAGGCCAACAAGGATGGCAAGAAGGACAAAAAGGAGGAAGATAAGAAATGa
- the PSMD4 gene encoding 26S proteasome non-ATPase regulatory subunit 4 isoform X5 — MRNGDFLPTRLQAQQDAVNIVCHSKTRSNPENNVGLITLAKYMGQRRKGLGSDCEVLTTLTPDTGRILSKLHTVQPKGKITFCTGIRVAHLALKHRQGKNHKMRIIAFVGSPVEDNEKDLVKLAKRLKKEKVNVDIINFGEEEVNTEKLTAFVNTLNGKDGTGSHLVTVPPGPSLADALISSPILAGEGGAMLGLGASDFEFGVDPSADPELALALRVSMEEQRQRQEEEARRAAAASAAEAGIATAGAEDSDDALLKMTISQQEFGRSGLPDLSSMTEEEQIAYAMQMSLQGAEFGQAESADIDASSAMDTSEPAKEEDDYDVMQDPEFLQSVLENLPGVDPNNEAIRNAMGSLASQANKDGKKDKKEEDKK, encoded by the exons ATGCGGAATGGGGACTTCTTACCCACCCGGCTGCAGGCCCAACAAGATGCTGTCAACATAGTTTGTCACTCTAAGACCCGCAGCAACCCTGAAAACAACGTGGGCCTCATCACACTGGCCAAGTAcatggggcagaggaggaaggggcttGGTAG TGACTGTGAAGTGCTGACCACACTCACCCCTGACACCGGCCGCATTCTTTCCAAGCTCCACACTGTGCAACCCAAGGGCAAGATCACCTTCTGCACTGGTATCCGCGTGGCTCAT CTGGCTCTGAAGCACAGGCAGGGCAAGAATCACAAGATGCGCATTATTGCCTTCGTGGGAAGCCCCGTGGAGGACAACGAGAAGGAT CTGGTGAAACTGGCTAAACGTCTCAAGAAGGAGAAAGTAAATGTTGACATTATCAACTTTGGGGAAGAG GAGGTGAACACAGAAAAGCTGACAGCCTTTGTAAACACATTGAATGGCAAAGATGGAACCGGTTCTCATCTGGTGACAGTGCCCCCTGGGCCCAGCTTGGCTGATGCGCTCATCAGTTCTCCAATTCTGGCTGGTGAAGGTGGTGCCATGCTGGGTCTTGGTGCTAGTGACTTTGAATTCGGAGTGGATCCCAGTGCTGATCCCGAGCTGGCCCTG GCCCTCCGTGTTTCTATGGAAgagcagcggcagcggcaggaggaggaggcccgGCGGGCAGCTGCAGCCTCTGCTGCTGAGGCGGGGATTGCTACAGCTGGGGCCGAAG acTCCGATGATGCCCTGCTGAAGATGACCATCAGCCAGCAGGAGTTTGGCCGCAGCGGGCTCCCCGACCTAAGCAGTATGACTGAGGAGGAGCAGATTGCCTATGCCATGCAGATGTCCCTGCAGGGTGCAG AGTTCGGCCAGGCAGAATCAGCTGACATCGATGCCAGTTCAGCCATGGACACATCTGAGCCCGCCAAG GAGGAGGATGATTATGATGTGATGCAGGACCCCGAGTTCCTTCAGAGCGTCCTGGAGAACCTTCCAGGCGTGGATCCCAACAACGAAGCTATTCGAAATGCCATGGGCTCTCTGGCCTCGCAGGCCAACAAGGATGGCAAGAAGGACAAAAAGGAGGAAGATAAGAAATGa